The genomic window CAGCCGGGCCGGCCGAGCATCCCGCGGATCAGGTGGAGGTTGTTCACCTGGCAGGCCGCGGCGGTCGCCTGCATCGACTGGTAGACGCCCTGCAGGACGGTCGAGACGAGGGATCTCGCCCCGCCGAGGATCGCCGCCGCGGCCCGGAGGCGGTCCTCCGGCACGCCAGTGACCTCCGCGACCCGCCCCGGCGGCCACCGCCGGGCGATGTCGGCGAGGTGGTCGAACCCGACGGTGTGCGCGGCGATGTAATCGCGGTCGATGTGCCCCGCCTCGATGATGAGGTGGATGAGGCCGTTCAGGAGCGGGACGTTCGTCCCGACCCGCGGGGCGAGGTGGACGTCCGCCTCCTTGGCCGTCGCCGTGGCCCGCGGGTCGACGACGACGAGCTTCGGCGGGTTCGGCCCGCGGCGGCGATCGAGGATGCGGGCCCAGAGGACCGTCTGCTGCGAGGCGATGTTGTGGCCGACGTGGAAGATCGCCTCGGTCGTGTCCAGGTCGGTGTACGACCCAGGCTGGCCGTCCGCGCCGAAGGTCTCCTTGAGCGCGGTCGCGGCCGTCGCCGTGCACAGCCGCGTGTTGCCGTCCATGTGCGGCGTGCCCAGCCCCGCCTTGCCGATGATCCCGAGCGTGTAGTACTCCTCCAGGAAGAGCTGGCCCGACGTGTAAAAGCCGATGGACCCGCCCGTGAAGCGATCGAGGAGCTCCCGGGACCTCTCGACGATCAGCCCCATGGCGTCATCCCAGCTCGCCTCCTTCAGGCCGCCGGCCCCGCGGATCAGCGGGCGGGTGAGCCGGTCGGGGCTGTGATTGGCCACCCAGCCGTGGAGCCCCTTGGGGCCCAGTCGGCCCCGGTTGACCCGGTCGCCGGCACTCCCGCGGACGCGCACGATCTTCCCGTCGCGGACGCCGATCTCCAGGCCGCATCCGTTGGAACAGAGGACGCAGGCCGACGGGACCCACCGCTCCGGCTCCGCTTCGATCCGCACGTCCTGCCGGACGGGCCATGTCCCCTCGTACGGCGTCCGCTCGCCCCAGATGTCGGCGATGCTGTCGCGCGTTTCTTGCATCGGAAGCCTCTCCCGGGATTCGCCATCGCCCCGGGCGATGGGAGGGGCGGACCGGGTGCTCGCCGCCCTGCGATCCGTCCCCGCCTGAGCGATCGACTCGGGTTGCCCGGAGGCGGCAAATCACGCGCCTCGCCATCGCGAATCGCCCACGCCGACGCCCGCATCGGCGCGTCGCCATCGCCGCGAGCCCTCGATCCATTTCGTCCCTCGGCCGCCTCGATCCGCGGAGGGCGAACTCCCGGATGCCCGCGGAGGCGCCGTCCATCGGCGGTGGTCCCGCCGGGGGAGACCTCCGGTCGGGCCGGCGTCGCACCGCGGAGGCGGATCGAGTCGCCACATCTTCGGATGAAGATCGAGCCGCGCGGCCCCATGGAGGTGCCGTGGAGGCCGACCGACCGCGGGGAATTGAGGGCGGCCGCGGGAGTACCACGGGGCACCGGGGGGCCGTCCACGATAGAGTGGCTCGGTCCCGCCCCGCCCCGGCCTCCCGGATGAGACGGGCGACGGGCACAGCCTCGGAGGCCCGGCCCGAGGCGGCCCATCCGGCGAGGAAACGCCCCGGACGATGGAGCCTGCTGCATGAGGCTGAACTGGCTGTTGATCTTCATACCCGCGGCCCTGGCCCTCTCCTGGCACGGCGCCAACTCGATCGTGATCTTCGCCGCGTCGGCCCTCGCGATCGTGCCGCTGGCCGCGCTGATGGGGGAGGCCACGGACGCCCTGGCCGAGTTCGTGGGCCCCGCCTGGGGCGGCCTCCTGAGTGCATCCCTGGGCAATGCGCCCGAGATCATCATCGGCGTCTTCGCGCTGAGGCAGGGCCTGGTGTCGGTGGTCAAGTCCTCGATCGTCGGCTCGATCCTGGGCAACCTCCTCTTCGGCCTGGGCATGGCGATGATCGCCGGGGGGATCCGCAACGGCACGCAGCAGTTCGACATGCTGGTTTCGAACATGAATGCCGGCCTGCTGATGCTGGCGGCCTCGGGCCTGATCATTCCGGCGGTCTTCTATCACACCTCGGCCCGCGTCACCCACGCGATCAGCCTGGAGATCGCGGCCGTCCTGTGCCTCGTCTACATGGGGAGCCTGCTGTTCACCTTGCTCACCAGCCGGCCGGCACTTGGCAAGGAGAAGGTGGAGGCCGAAGTGCCCGGCGCGACGGAGCCCCCGGGCGCGGAGCCCCGATGGGGGAAGGGCAAGGCGATCGCGATCCTCGCCGTCGTCGCCGTCGCGCTGGCGGTCATGAGCGAGATCCTGACGGACGCCGTGGAGCCGGCTTCGAGGCACCTGGGCCTCACGCCCGTCTTCGCGGGGGTCTTCCTGCTGGCGCTCGTCGGCAACGTCGCCGAGCTCTTCAATGCGGTCCGCTTCGCGCGGATGGACAAGATGGACCTGACCCTCGGCGTGACGGTCGGCGCCTCCCTTCAAGTGGCCCTCTTCGTCGCGCCGGTGCTGGTCTTCGTCGCCGTGCTCATGCGGCAGCCCATGGATCTCGTCTTCACCCGGTTCGAGATCGTGGCCGTCGTCCTCTCGGTGGTCCTGGCCCGGCAGTTGATCGGCAACGGAAAATCGAACTGGCTGGAAGGCCTGATGCTGGTCGGCGTGTACGTCATGCTCGGGATCGGATTCTTCTACTTGCCGCTCGATCCGCCGCCGCTCCCGTGAGCGATCCGGCGTGACTTCGCCGATCTGCTCCCGGGAGGCACGACCGCGACACGGCCGTATCGAGTCCTTGCCGTCCGCCGGCCGGGGCGTGCCCGGGGCCCATCCACCGAGCCCGGCGACCGAGCTTCCGGGCGTACGCCCCGGGACGCGATGGGCGGGCGAGGTTTCGGCATGAATCCGCCGTTGCGGCGACGAATCCCCGCCGCGAGTCCTCCCGGGGCGGTTGTCCGGTCAAGCGTCCTGGGTGGCGGACCGGCATCCCCCTACTCCCGCGGTCCGCCGCGTGGATCTCGTCCGCGTATGTGTCGATGGCCGAGAGGCAGCGGCCGTAATGCTCGGCCACGACGCGCGCGAACTTCCCGCCGCCCCGTGGACGGCATGGCGAAACGTCAACACCCGGCACAGGAAGTCGGCCCCGGATTGTGGCCCGCGGGCCAGGCGACGCCCCCGGGAAACGGCCGAAGGAATGGATCGCAGCTCCAGCCCGTCCCGATGTCGGCCGGTATCCATGCAGGTCCATGGACGGCTCGCCTGTTCTCCTCACCGAACCCAGCCTGCAACTTGCTTCGTCGCAAGTGCGTATCTGCGTGGGCTTGGGAAAGGTGAAAGTGCCCCCTGTAGGACTCGAACCTACAACCCGCTGATTAAGAGTCAGCTGCTCTGCCAATTGAGCTAAGGAGGCAGGGTGGAAGGCATGTTCCACTTGGCAGATTCGTATTCTTGCAGGTCGGCGACGGGTTTTCAAGTGGTAGGCCCGGGATCGCGGCGTGGGCCGCCGGGATGCGTCCCGATCGGGCCGACGGTTTGCGGGGCAGGCTGGGCGATGCTGATCAACTCCGGAGGAGGGGCACCGGGGGCGACATGTTGATTGCTCGGGACGGCATGATCGTTTTCCCGGCCGCGTCGCCGGCTGAGGTAGTCCCTGTCGGGACGGTGGATATAATCCTCTCAGCGGATCGCGATCGACGAAGGTTCGACACACCGCGGGTGTCCCGGCGTGAGTCGGGGCCGGAGCGGGACGCCACGGCGTCCACCCGGCCTCCCCGTCGACGGGCCTCGATGGGGCGGCCGGGTGGCCTTCCCAGCTCGGGCCCTACCGGTCCCTAGGTCTGTCTCAGGCGGCGGGCGAGGGTCTCCCATGCGGCGCGATTTGGATGACGTGATCCAGGGATGGCCCTACGATCCCGAGCCGGGCGAGGTGCTCGCCCGAGAGGTCCGGGCGCGGGACGGCCGCAGCGTCCTCCAGATCCGGGTCGAGCTCGGCGTCCTCCAGCTCGAGATCGCCGGCCGGCCCGACGGCACTCGGCCCCACGGGTTCGCCACCTACCTCGATTACCTCCGCTACTGCGCCGCCAGCCGCGGCCAGGCGCCCGGCGGCAAGGCCCCCCCCTGGACCATGGACCAGGAGCACTGCTCCGACGCCGACCGCGAGTTCCTCCAGTACTACCACCGGCGCATGGCCTGGCTCTCGCTCCGCCGCTACGACAAGGCCCTCCTCGACGCGGACCATACGCTCGCCCTCATGGACTTCGTCAAGCGCCATGGCAACGACGACGAGTACGTCGCCTCCCACGAGCAGTTCCGCGGCCTGGTGCAGTTCCACCGCAGCCAGGCCCAGGCCCTCATCGCCATCGAACGGCGGCACCCCGAGGAGGCCATCGACGCCCTCCGCGAGGGCATGGAGAAGATCGCCACCCACCAGCGCACGTGGTGGGAGGCCCGCGAGAATGAGTCGGCCGAGTCCCCCAACCCGCCGCTCATCGACCAGCTCCGCCTCTTCGAACAGGAAATCCGCAAGAACTACGCCGTCGAGAAGACCCTCCGCGAGCAGCTCGACGAGGCCGTCGCCCGCGAGGACTACGAGCAGGCCGCCCGCATCCGAGACCTCATCCGCGCCCAGCAGACCCGCGCCCGCCGGTGATCCACGGACGGCGGGAATGAACGCAAACGCAAATTCGTTCAACCACGGAAAGCACGGATACCACGGAAAGGAAGAGAGGGATCGTTGAGGCCTCGCGAGGTGGGTCTTGCCACGGCAGGCTCCCAACCTGAGGGCCGTCTCGTCTCTCGACGGCCGTTGTTCCCCAGTCTCCCTCTAAATTTGCCCCTTTCCGTGGTTTCCGTGTTTTCCGTGGTTCAATGTATTTCGTATCTTGGCTTCTCTAAACTCTTTTCCCTTCCGTGGTCCGTACGTCTCATTGTCCGTGCATCCCCGACCAGTCCACGGCGTCGGCGGGGAAGATGGGGCCCTCGACGCAGACGCGGCGGAGGTCCGCGGAGCCGTTGGGCTGGCGGATCGGGGCGACGCAACTGAAGCAGGC from Aquisphaera giovannonii includes these protein-coding regions:
- the cax gene encoding calcium/proton exchanger; protein product: MRLNWLLIFIPAALALSWHGANSIVIFAASALAIVPLAALMGEATDALAEFVGPAWGGLLSASLGNAPEIIIGVFALRQGLVSVVKSSIVGSILGNLLFGLGMAMIAGGIRNGTQQFDMLVSNMNAGLLMLAASGLIIPAVFYHTSARVTHAISLEIAAVLCLVYMGSLLFTLLTSRPALGKEKVEAEVPGATEPPGAEPRWGKGKAIAILAVVAVALAVMSEILTDAVEPASRHLGLTPVFAGVFLLALVGNVAELFNAVRFARMDKMDLTLGVTVGASLQVALFVAPVLVFVAVLMRQPMDLVFTRFEIVAVVLSVVLARQLIGNGKSNWLEGLMLVGVYVMLGIGFFYLPLDPPPLP
- a CDS encoding UvrB/UvrC motif-containing protein, which codes for MRRDLDDVIQGWPYDPEPGEVLAREVRARDGRSVLQIRVELGVLQLEIAGRPDGTRPHGFATYLDYLRYCAASRGQAPGGKAPPWTMDQEHCSDADREFLQYYHRRMAWLSLRRYDKALLDADHTLALMDFVKRHGNDDEYVASHEQFRGLVQFHRSQAQALIAIERRHPEEAIDALREGMEKIATHQRTWWEARENESAESPNPPLIDQLRLFEQEIRKNYAVEKTLREQLDEAVAREDYEQAARIRDLIRAQQTRARR